The genomic region ATGACGCTAGCTACTTCGCTTTCCTCGCTAGTGCTCACTCTAGCCTTTTTCCTTAACACTGCGGGAGTCATAGGAATGGTTCTGCTCCAGTCAGGATTCAGTAGCATTTATGCTGTAGCTAACATGGCCAGCGTAGGGGACATGGGAGGTAACTTTAAGCAACTTGTGAGGTCGTTTAGTGTAATACGCGTTGGGATCAATGCTGGATGGGCCATAGGTCCTGCAATTGGAGGTTTACTTCTGGGGGATATAGGATTCAAACCACTGCTACTCCTGGGCGGGGTCCTGTCAGTGGTTGCCATTCCCTTTGTGTACTCCCTTCCAGATCACAAGGGGAGGGTTAGGTTCTTCCTTCCCAACAGGAAGTTCGCCATGTTTCTGATACCCACCCTTCTCACCTTTACTGTAATGGGACAGCTGGGATTTCCTCTAGTTACCTACTACAGTGGACTTGGCATTGCGGTCTGGCAGGTGGGTCTCCTCTACGCCGTCAACGGAGGACTCATTATACTCCTGCAGAGATGGATTGGGGAAAGGGTATCTGGAAATTATAGGACCTGGATATCCGTAGGAATGCTCATGTACTCTTTGAGTTACGGGCTTGTATCTCTGGTCTCTAACGTATGGGAAGCCCTTCTAGACGTCGTGGGAATTACCTTGGCTGAGATGATTGTGTCTCCCCTATCCCAATCCATTTCCACATCCCTAGCTGAAAGTGAGACGAGGGGAACCTACTCCGGGATATATGGACTAGTAAGTTCCATGGGGAGAACCCTTGGTTCCTCCATGTCCGCCTTCCTACTCACTAGGGGAGGGGAGGTGACGTGGTCGTCAGTGGGAGGTGTTGGGGCAGTCTCAGCTATTCTTTACCTAGCATTGATTTGAGGATGTCCAAAAAGCGTTTCCCGTTCTCCAACATCCAGAGATCGTTGTTGAAGAAGACATAGGTCTCCTCAGGGTTAATCTCGACTATTTTCTTGGCCACGTCAATGAGTTCCTGATCTGTGTAATTGTGAAAGTACCATCTCTCTCTTCCATGCATTCTGAGATACACCACCTTCCCCTGGAATATGTATGTTCCCATAGGCGAATCAACTGATACCAGGGGAACTTTAGGAGGGGATTCAAACCAGGACTTATCCCTGAACTCAAATATCGCGTTGGACACCTCTTTCAACATGTCTAGGACCCTTCTCTCATTCTCCTCATTCCTCTTGAAGCTCGGAGGTAACTGAAAAAGGTAGAACCTAGGATTGAGGTCTCGAAATAGCTCCATGAAGCTCCTCATATCCACATCCTTGAGCCTCTTTACGTGGGTTATCTCCCTGTGAACCTTTATTGACCATTTCAGGTTAAAGCCCAACCATGCCTTCACAGTCGATGGTTTAGGTAGCCTGTAAAAGCTCGAGTTTAACTCCACAGCCTGAAAGGGGGTGTTTTCGACATACCACTCCAGAGACCTTCTCTTATTCCACGGGTAGGACCAGCCTGACGTCCCTACGTAAATTTTCATGGGATAAGTTAGAGAGAATTGATAAAAATCTTTGGAATAATCTTCACTTTCCCGCCAGGATTTAGACAGAAATACACGTCATTGAAAGAATCACGAGTATTCTATGCTCGACCTTCCAGTATGTGTGAGACCCGCTCAAGATACTACGCGTGTTAAATCTTCTTGGGGATCAGGGGAGTCAGAACCGTCGATATTACCGCTATCACGAAGAGAACCGTGAACGAGAAGATGAGGTCGTAGTGTAGATCCAGTAACCATGTTACCAGAGCAGTCCCGGCAGCTCCTCCCACTGTGTTTCCAATCCCCCACACGTATGAGTTGGCTACGGTGAAGAAGTTCTTAGGAAATACCTGGCCTATGTAACCTAACAGGATTGGAAACCCTGTGAAGGCTGCGAAAGTGAACAGCGTATAAGAGCTCAAGGAAATGAAAAGGTTCCTTGGAAACACCAGGAAAAGCCCAAAGAACACAAGACTCAAAATGCTACTCAAAAGAAAGGTTGTCCTCCCCCCAAGTCTCTCGGTCAACCAGCCAAACACGGGCTGTCCGAAAACTGATCCCAAGAATCCAATGGTCAAGAATATCCCAGTGAAGGCCTTTGAAAAGTAAACTTGATAGACGAATTCCCCAAGGAAAGTGGTTGTCCCGCTTATGAACATACTTCTCATGAAAACCAGGGCCCCAAGAATTATCAGAAACCTGTAAAACCTTCTATCTAACTTCTCCGTTGCCTTCCTTACTAGACTCATGCTCCCTCTTCTAACGTTCATGAGTCCGAAGTAAATGACCAGAGTTACCAAGACCATGTAGACCGTAAATATTCCCAACCCCAGGACTTCCCCTAAACCTAGGATAAGGAATGTAATTATTGACGGCATTACTGCTCTTCCTAGACTACCCATGGCACCGTTGATTCCCAAGGCTCTTCCTGAGCTCTTTCCAAAGATCCTGGCAAGTATGGCACCTCCTAGGGGATGGTAAAATGCTTGTCCCGACCCTAGGAGAACCACTCCCAGGGTTATTAGAGGAATAGCTAGTCCCCTATCCAGAAACGAAAGTGCAAAGAGGCCCGTGGCAAGAGCCTCTAGGAATATCCCCAACGCAATAAGTTCCGCGTCGGAATCCCTCTTGTCTGCCACATCACCTATGAGAGGTGAAAGGAGGCCCGACAAAAGCGTGTAAACTATGGCCAGCGCCCCAAGGAAAACGACGCTTATCCTTTCGTCAGTAGTATAGTACACTATGAGGAGTGGAAAGATTAGAAAAACACCATCATTTGAGAAATGCGCCAATGATGTGAATATTAGTGCCCTTAAGCTCTTTGACTCCATGATGAGTATCAATGATACCTAATCGGCTTAAAATCTTTTGCATAAAGATACAAAATTCATGATTTCCTCAATAACTTGAGATTAGAAATCTAAAAATAGAAGTGATCATCCTTGAAACCTGGTGTAGGAAGTTTCTCGCATGTAATGAGCTTGTTGAGGTGATCCAATACGAAAGTCCCTGACAGGATCAACGATGTCCCAATCCCTGAATCTTAAATTAACTTTATAATCATAATTTAAATCAAGATCGAGTGGAAGACGAGGAAGATCATTCAGGAGTTCAGTTTACGCATTCTTACAGTTCTTTAAAAGAGGGGTTATGCGAAATTGATGAATAGATCATTAAGGTGGATGTGGTCTGCACTGGTTTTCGGGGTCTCGAGTGGACCTCTTTCAACGCTCGTTACTCTCAATATAATCGACATGGGCGGAGGTCCACTTATGGTGGCTTACGCCATCACGCTGTCTAACGTGGTTCTGATTCCAGCGTCTATGTTTTGGGGCTTCCTTGCAGATAGGTTTGACAGGAGAAAGCTCATTCTAGCTGGCTTCGGGTTCTCCACCCTCTTTTTAGTGCTAGCATCTCAGAGTAATAGCATACCTGAAATCGACCTGAATTACGCGGGATTTACGTTCTTTTCCACTGCCTATAGCACACCCATGAATTTGCTCATCATGGAGTCGGCCGATAAGAGGAAGTGGGCCACTAGTTTCTCAATGCTCTCGATGCTCTCCTCCATAGGAAATCTGATAGGCCTTCTCTTGTCCACATTTCTAGTTTTAGTTATCAGGATCACGGTAATGTATGCTGTTCTGGCCTTGTTCTCGGCTTCAGCCTTTGTGTTGGCACTTCTCTTCACTCCAAAATCCATGATGCTGGAAAGGACCTCAATGCTCCACAGTATAGAGTCGTTCGCGGTTAGACTCAAGATGCTACCCCTAATTTTCCTTCACAGGCCCAGGCTAACCCTTTTCAAGATGTTCAGCCTAAGCAGGCTTACGAAGAAGCCCATTAACTACGTTCCGCTTCTCTACATTGCAATAACAATCTTCTACATCTCAAGCGGGTTGTTCAATACCCTTTATCCTGCAAGCCTTTACAACGAGGGAATAAACAAGAGCCTTGTCTTGGGCATAATCACCGTGGGAATGCTGTTCCAGATACTGACCTTTCATTTTGTTGGCCATTACCTTGAGGACAGGGATGAAAGGGAGGCGTCCTTTAGGTCCCTGCTCTTGAGGGGGACAGGATATATCGTGATGGGTGTATCTCTCGTGACCCCTGTTACTGCAGTGGTATTGGGTTTCCTATTTTACCCGCTATCTGCCGGCGTTGCGTTCTCCTTGTTTTATGCAGCTTCCAACACACTTATCTTTAAGGTGGTTGGTGGACGAAGACAGGGAACCACGCTCGGGGTTTACAGTACATTAGTTGGCATAGCCCTCTTCTCAGGTTCCTTGATCTCAGGCTTTCTCTCAAAGGCTATTGGATACACTGGAGATTTTATTGTGGCTGGGATCCTGCTCTACCTGTCCGGGAGCATCTTCAAGTACTTGGAGGAAGGATAAGGATATAGGGACAAAACATTTAACACATGAGGATAGGAGAAGGTAATGCAGATCTTGCTTATTGTTGGCTTAATCTTGCTGGTCTTAGGAGCTGTATTAGTGTTTGGCCTTTATCCTTACCTGGATTCGCAAGCGTCTCAACAGATACTTGAGGGGCTAAACTCAAATATGACGTCTAGGACGCTGACTCCTAACCAAAGCATATCTCTCCCCTATAACGCTAACGGAAGGGCAATCTACATATTCTTTTATAACTCCACTCCATCTCCCCTAGAGGTTAAGGGAGTTCCAGAAAACGACTCCTCCGTGACCAGCTCAGGCATTTACTACGTTATACCCAACGGCAGTGGTAACCTTATCCTCGTGAATAATTGGAGCCAAAATGCCTCCTTGAAATTCTCCTCTACCTACTATCTTGTTAAGGGAGGTGCCTTGCTGGGAATATTAATACTTTCCGGGATTCCCATGCTCATCATTGGTGCATTCGTAACAATATTTGCGCTAGTAAGAAGAAAAAGATAGAGACCCCCTTAGGATGTGAGCACCCTAGGAAGAGTTTCCTTAGCCTTTTCTAAATGTTTCCTTATGGATTTCTTAGCTTGACCACTAAGAGGACCCTTATACCATTCTGTTATATCTAAGGTGACCTCATTTCCAACTCTATTGGAGACGAATCTCCAACCAAAACTAATCCTGGTCATGGGTAGTTTCTGATACGCGGTATAGTAAACTATGTCCCCCTTAGGTAAGGGGTTCAAGGTAACGTACAAGGGGGTCTCCCAGCTAATAAACCATTTCATGTGAAGAATGTAACTTCCAGGGGCCACATTATCTACTGCCTTAATCTGAGGGACGAAGGACATTAAAATGGTTGGATCTGACAACTTGTCCCTCAACCTCACATCCCCTAGAGTTATTCGTTCAGTATCACTTACGCCTTCAATCTCATCTATTTTCGCCGAACCCCTCTCCTTGTAAATAATGAACTTCACATATTCGCCTTCCTTCACTGTTTCGTATCTAAGACCAAGCGACTTACATAGTGATGGTAAGGTAACATCAATTGCAGGTTCATGATCCGTTAAAACAACTAGTTTACCTGAGGGGATCTTTTGGAGCTCCTTAGCAGCCCTCATCTCAGGGATCGGACACTCCTCCCCTCTCACATCCAACACGAACTCCTGCGAACTGGTTGACGCTATGTAAAATCACCTCTTAGTCTTCTATATTATAGTAAAAGATCTTCTAGTTATTAAACTTATGTATTCTAAAAAGTCTTATATCGTTAAAAGGTATTACATAGAATTATTATAATTTACTTTTAATAAGGAAACTAGATTTTTGAACGTCAAAAGACGTAAAAGGGTTTTATCAAGAAAATTGGCTGTAGCTTAGAACAAGTTACAAGGTCCCAAGTTTTCAATCCTCCCTCTAGCGTCGAGGATTTTCAGAGTCCTCCAGAATTACTCTCACTTCTCCGTTGAGCCTAGGCCCACCGAACTTATTCCTCACAGGTCTTAGGATAGAATTCACTGTCCTCTCCCCACTAAGTAACGAGGACTTATACACGAAGAGGACGTTTTCCGGCAAGTCAGCCCTTACCAACTTAACCCTTATCCTCCCACCTTCACCCTCTAGAAAGCCTTCTCCCTCATACTTTCCTGAGTATATCACTGCCTCCCTTTTCCCGTAAATTTCTGTGAATTGGGAATTGGTGTAATTGGGATGGGCAGAGAACACCAGAACTTCTCCCCTTGGCAGTCCTAACTCCTCAGGAGATGGAAACGGATCTACGCTTGCTTTCTCGGGCGTAATGAAGGGTTTGATCTTAACCATTCCCTTCCTTCTCAACTCCTCAACTGTGGTTCCGGTTTTCCTGATCGCCACGTTTACAGCATCCCATGGATCCTCATTGAGTAGGGGATGATCTAGTCCCAGTTCCCGAGACAGCGCCTTCATGAGCTCCACTTCCGTCACCCCCCTCTTAGGCCTCACTGGCGTATTGTAAATGAGGTAGGGGTGCCAATAGCTATACACCACGTCCTCCTTTTCCAGGAAAGTGGAACCTGGTATGACCACATTGGCGATTTTCGCGGTCTCTGACCAGAAGGGGTCATGGACCACAAGGAGAAGTTTTCCGCTCTCCACAGCCTCCCTTATCCTGTCCCCACCGGGTAGGGTAACCACGGGGTTAGAGTTCCAGACAAATAGGACCTTGAATTTGTCCAGGTTATAACTAACCTCCCCCATACCCATAGTTTTAGGTTGAAAGACGTGAGTACCGCGAAGATACTGGAAATCAATACCCCATCCTCCCGAGTTCGAGTAGTAGAAGCCCCTCTTCACGCCGAGAACTGCCGGTATCAGTGAAATTAGTCCCGCAGAGTGACCCCCGTTCCACGATCTCCCAATGGCGAAACCTATCACTGTGAGCGGGCGGTAATACGCGTAAAGGTCCGCCAGCTCCCTCACTTCATCCTCGCTCAAGTTCACGGCGGAGAGGAGTTCATCCATATCAAATTTTTCCACCCTCTTTCTTAGAAGCTCCAGGTCCACGAGATCAGGTTTAGCGTAACCCTGTTCGAGGAATATCTTCATGAGAGCAATTGCCAAGTAAGCGTCACTACCAGGTCTTATTACGTAGGCCTTTTCGCTCCTCTTTGCAGTCTCACTCATTCTGACGTCAATCGTGATCTTGTATTTGTCCTTGAAAATCCTCCAGCCATGAATGAAGCTGAAGACCGCCTCTGAACCCCAAAAGGCAGCTGCGGAAAATTTCTCCATGTCCTCTGGAAGAGCCCCCATACTGGTTCCGTAATGAGCCTTGATCCCCTCATGACCTTCCAGGCTACAGATGGAGTAATCCGTGCTGACAGCTCCTATCACGTTCCATAACCTCGCTGGGTAATACCAGGTCAGAAGACCCTGATTACCGTCGTATTCCACGTGCAGGATCTCGTCGGGTCTAACCCCCCTTAGAGCTCTTGAGATTAGGGAGACTGCTTGCTCTAGACCAACCTGCTTTCCATCCACGTAGGCCGAGTCCACCCTATTTATCTCGTTTCTTTTGAGGTCCATCCTTCCCCTGGAGCAGGTGAAACCAAAGGTGGGTTCACCCTTCACTGGTTGATAATTCTCGTCAAAGACACACGTATCGTAACAGTCCCTGGTACACGCTATCATGAGTACGAATCCACATTATAGCTTTTAAACGTCATTTATGATCTTTACCCATGGATAAGGCAGAAATTCTCATGGAAGCGTACACGTCGCGGAAGGAGATAGAACCCTTCGACTTGTCCGAGGATGAGGCCAAGATTGTGGGAGAGAGATTTGCTCAGATGCTTGTGGAGATGGAGGGCCTCGGGGGCTACAAGATAACCAAGTCAGGTTTGTGGGGGGTCCTCACAAAGAGAATGATCTCGAAGAGCGAGCTAGAGCTATGGTTCAAGACCCACAAACTCGAGGTGGAAATTATTGCCCTTGTGGAGAACGGGAGAGTCCTAAGAACCTACCTGGGACTTGAGGTCCCTGCAACTAGGTTTACCACGTGGGATCTTCCCAAGCACTACATGATTGCAGATGATGCCTTCGCGGGGAGGCTTTTCGTGGGGAAAGAGATAGAGCCCCCCTATGGACACTTCAAACTTTTCATTAACGGGGAACTTGTGGGTGAGGGAGCCCCCACTTACAACCCGCAGAACGTGGTCAAGCCAGACCAGACAGGGTATGTCTCCTGTGGAGCCTTTATTGGACCAGTGAAGATCTCGAAGGGAGACCTCATCAGAGTAGAAGGTAAGAAGACTATCCAGGTCAGGGCAACCTAATTCGCGAATCTAAGTCGCGAAAAACTTTATAGATTTCTAACCATCCTGGGAGAGGATGAAGTACTACTGGCTCCTGCTGTTGGCCTTTCTAGTCATAGGCATAGCTGTGAAGGTAGTGTCTGAGCCTAACATGCCTCTGAACGTGTATCTTTTCAAGTTAATCAATTATCACCAGGTGGGTGCTCTTAACCCGGTCATGGTGTTCCTGTCAAAGTACGGGAGAGAATATGTGTGGATTCCGTTAACTGCAATCCTTCTGGTCTTCAAAAAGACAAGGAGAATTGCAATTACCCTCGCTGCGTCATTCATCTTAGCTATAATTGTGGGAGAGATTAGCAAGTACGCCTTTGCCCAGGGAAGGCCATTCCTCTACGTCCATCCGGATTACCTCCTAGTTCCGCCGCCTACTGACTACAGTTTCCCATCGGGGCATGCCTTAATCGTGAGCGATGGAGCACTTGTCCTGGCCAGGATGGCTCCCAGATGGCTTTGGATCATCATGATGATAGAGGCACTTTTGGTGTCCTACTCAAGGGTCTACGTTGGCGTTCACTGGCCATATGACGTCGTAGCAGGTTGGCTCTTGGGAGGATGGACCTCCCTTCTAACGGTGGACCTAGAAAGAAGAGGAACTCTGGCCTTTGTTGAGAAGTTCCTTAAGGCATGATTATTTCAAGGAGTAGATACTAAAGCTTTTTTAACTTTGGTATTTACCAATTGTTATGGCATCGCTGACGTGGAGAAACGTAATAGTCTCAGGGATGGGAGTTCTCACTGACGGGTATAATCTTTACTCGATCTCCCTCACTTCGTTCTTCATTCCCTCTTCTTTCACATTCTCCAGTGCAGAGCTTGGATTACTCGTAGCAGGGTCATATTACGGTGCTGCGATCGCTGCTCTTCTGTTTGGTCTCTTAGCTGACAGGATAGGAAGAAAGAGGATTTACGGCTTCGATGTCCTGATCATGGCCATAGGGGCAGGACTGCAGGCTTTCTCACAGTCCTATCTGGAGCTCTTTTTAGCTAGGTTAATTCTTGGAGTGGGCATAGGGGCAGATTACGTCCTTTCACCTGTCATAGTAGCTGAGAATGCGGAGGGAAGGAACAGGGGAAAGGCAATGGTAGTGACCTTTGCCGTTATGTGGGGTCTCGGTGCAGTTATTGCTGCGTTCGTGGAACAGATGGGCTTACTCGCCCACCTTCCTGCAACCTTACTCTGGAGAGTAGTTCTGGGAATGGGTGCTATTCCAGCGATTTCAGTCTTCTTTCTGAGGAGGAAGATATACGAGACAATGTTGTTCGTGTCCAGGGTCAACCCAGAGCACCAGGATGTGTCTAAGATAGAGCAGGAATTGGGGAAACCCCTGCCCAAGGCTAAGGACACAACCCCATTCTTGAGGAGGCTTTCCTCTTCTGCACTGTTAATCGTGGCAGCCTCTGTCCTCTGGCTACTTTACGACATGTACTCCTCGACATTTGCCATTTTCGGCCCCATCACTATAGCCTCAAATCTGGGACTCTCTCCCATAGAGTTCACGTATGTCGCGCAGTTCTTTGCGGGAATTCCGGGACAGTTAATATGCATCTATCTTGTGGACAAAATAGGGAGAAAGCCCTTAATCGTGATAGGCTACGCTGGAGTGGCCCTATGGCTTTTCGCCTATTCCCTTCTACTGGAGGATCCCAGAATCTTTGGACTTCCGGAGGCTCAACTCTCCGTATCCAAGTTAGTGGGAGAGGCCGCAATTCTCGGTTTCTCGTTTTACATGCTAAACTACCTCTTCTCGGCCATAGGTCCGGCATCAATCATAGGCTCGGCGATGGTGACGCCTGAGCTAGTTCCCACTAAGGTTAGGGCAACTAGCCAGGCCATAAGCGTCAGCGTCGACAGATTGGCTACTGCCCTTAACATAACTGCCTTCCCGTTACTTCTCTCGCATTATGGACTAGGAGCTATGGTTGGATTTTATGCAGGAATAGCACTAATTTCCACCATAATAACACTCTTCGTCATTCCCGAAACAAAGGGACAGGAATTAGAGAAAGTTGTTAAGGAGAGAAACGTGGGAGAGGGATTATAAGGAAAATGCGTGGGAAATCCATTTTTATGGAACCGTTCTACTTTAAGAGTTATGATAGAGTAATAGGTGTAGCGAGGGACCTACCAGAGCTCGAGAAGGAACTGGCTAGGCTCTCAAGAGAGGATCCGGCCTGTGTGGAATACCATCTAAAGGAGGGGCACATTGTTGCTTGGCTAAATTATATTGGGGAAAGGGGATTGGCTGAAATCCTAAGGGGAGTCTCTAGCCCCAGGGAGGCCCTCTCCAGGATCTCAGAGTTCAGGGCTATACCAAGAAGGGAGAGAAATAGAAGGCAAAAAACTAGAAAGGCTAGCATCTAAGCTTTCTTGCAACTTCGGTAATCCTTTTACCCATGAACCTAGCTATGGCCTTTTCGTTATCATCCAAGTTTTTCATGCTTCCGAGATGGCTGGGACCATAGGGAGAGCCTCCAGTGGTTGTTGTGGATATCTCCTTTATTGCATAGCCCAATGGGACTATAACCATTCCCTGATGATAGGCATAGGCACTCATGGTTAGGATAGTGCTCTCGTGACCTCCATGAATGGTAGCGGCCTCTGTGAAGAACCCCACGGGCTTTCCATAAAGGGCACCTTTTAACCAGAGGTCCCTGGTCTGGTCTAAGAAAAACTTCAGCTGACCAGTGATGTTGCCGTACCTGGTGGGGGATCCCATAACTATTCCATCAGCCCATTCCAGATCCTGCATTGTGGCTTCGGGGATCTTCTCTACCCTAGATAGATCCACATTGAACTTGGCAACAACTTCCTTTGGGAAAAGCTCTGGTACCCTCACTACCTTAACCTCAGCTCCCTCTGCCTTAGCTCCCTCAGCTATTTCCATGGCTAGGTCAACTATACTACCGTAGCCATAGAATAGTACAAGTATTTTGGGACAAGCCATAGGAAGGTCCTCATTCATGCAATCTTAAAAGATTTACTAAAAGTTAAACTTTAAAATATTAAACTCCATATTTTTCCTTTCAATTTCATTATGATGC from Metallosphaera sedula DSM 5348 harbors:
- a CDS encoding MFS transporter; protein product: MNHVTKLAFSGGIRSFTSSLIWPYIGFGLYKYLGLSLVQVSQFYLTQLLISSIAYVIGGYLTDYLGRRLVMTLATSLSSLVLTLAFFLNTAGVIGMVLLQSGFSSIYAVANMASVGDMGGNFKQLVRSFSVIRVGINAGWAIGPAIGGLLLGDIGFKPLLLLGGVLSVVAIPFVYSLPDHKGRVRFFLPNRKFAMFLIPTLLTFTVMGQLGFPLVTYYSGLGIAVWQVGLLYAVNGGLIILLQRWIGERVSGNYRTWISVGMLMYSLSYGLVSLVSNVWEALLDVVGITLAEMIVSPLSQSISTSLAESETRGTYSGIYGLVSSMGRTLGSSMSAFLLTRGGEVTWSSVGGVGAVSAILYLALI
- a CDS encoding DUF72 domain-containing protein, which produces MKIYVGTSGWSYPWNKRRSLEWYVENTPFQAVELNSSFYRLPKPSTVKAWLGFNLKWSIKVHREITHVKRLKDVDMRSFMELFRDLNPRFYLFQLPPSFKRNEENERRVLDMLKEVSNAIFEFRDKSWFESPPKVPLVSVDSPMGTYIFQGKVVYLRMHGRERWYFHNYTDQELIDVAKKIVEINPEETYVFFNNDLWMLENGKRFLDILKSMLGKE
- a CDS encoding MFS transporter, whose amino-acid sequence is MESKSLRALIFTSLAHFSNDGVFLIFPLLIVYYTTDERISVVFLGALAIVYTLLSGLLSPLIGDVADKRDSDAELIALGIFLEALATGLFALSFLDRGLAIPLITLGVVLLGSGQAFYHPLGGAILARIFGKSSGRALGINGAMGSLGRAVMPSIITFLILGLGEVLGLGIFTVYMVLVTLVIYFGLMNVRRGSMSLVRKATEKLDRRFYRFLIILGALVFMRSMFISGTTTFLGEFVYQVYFSKAFTGIFLTIGFLGSVFGQPVFGWLTERLGGRTTFLLSSILSLVFFGLFLVFPRNLFISLSSYTLFTFAAFTGFPILLGYIGQVFPKNFFTVANSYVWGIGNTVGGAAGTALVTWLLDLHYDLIFSFTVLFVIAVISTVLTPLIPKKI
- a CDS encoding MFS transporter; protein product: MNRSLRWMWSALVFGVSSGPLSTLVTLNIIDMGGGPLMVAYAITLSNVVLIPASMFWGFLADRFDRRKLILAGFGFSTLFLVLASQSNSIPEIDLNYAGFTFFSTAYSTPMNLLIMESADKRKWATSFSMLSMLSSIGNLIGLLLSTFLVLVIRITVMYAVLALFSASAFVLALLFTPKSMMLERTSMLHSIESFAVRLKMLPLIFLHRPRLTLFKMFSLSRLTKKPINYVPLLYIAITIFYISSGLFNTLYPASLYNEGINKSLVLGIITVGMLFQILTFHFVGHYLEDRDEREASFRSLLLRGTGYIVMGVSLVTPVTAVVLGFLFYPLSAGVAFSLFYAASNTLIFKVVGGRRQGTTLGVYSTLVGIALFSGSLISGFLSKAIGYTGDFIVAGILLYLSGSIFKYLEEG
- a CDS encoding sulfurtransferase TusA family protein — translated: MLDVRGEECPIPEMRAAKELQKIPSGKLVVLTDHEPAIDVTLPSLCKSLGLRYETVKEGEYVKFIIYKERGSAKIDEIEGVSDTERITLGDVRLRDKLSDPTILMSFVPQIKAVDNVAPGSYILHMKWFISWETPLYVTLNPLPKGDIVYYTAYQKLPMTRISFGWRFVSNRVGNEVTLDITEWYKGPLSGQAKKSIRKHLEKAKETLPRVLTS
- a CDS encoding molybdopterin-dependent oxidoreductase, which gives rise to MIACTRDCYDTCVFDENYQPVKGEPTFGFTCSRGRMDLKRNEINRVDSAYVDGKQVGLEQAVSLISRALRGVRPDEILHVEYDGNQGLLTWYYPARLWNVIGAVSTDYSICSLEGHEGIKAHYGTSMGALPEDMEKFSAAAFWGSEAVFSFIHGWRIFKDKYKITIDVRMSETAKRSEKAYVIRPGSDAYLAIALMKIFLEQGYAKPDLVDLELLRKRVEKFDMDELLSAVNLSEDEVRELADLYAYYRPLTVIGFAIGRSWNGGHSAGLISLIPAVLGVKRGFYYSNSGGWGIDFQYLRGTHVFQPKTMGMGEVSYNLDKFKVLFVWNSNPVVTLPGGDRIREAVESGKLLLVVHDPFWSETAKIANVVIPGSTFLEKEDVVYSYWHPYLIYNTPVRPKRGVTEVELMKALSRELGLDHPLLNEDPWDAVNVAIRKTGTTVEELRRKGMVKIKPFITPEKASVDPFPSPEELGLPRGEVLVFSAHPNYTNSQFTEIYGKREAVIYSGKYEGEGFLEGEGGRIRVKLVRADLPENVLFVYKSSLLSGERTVNSILRPVRNKFGGPRLNGEVRVILEDSENPRR
- a CDS encoding 2-keto-4-pentenoate hydratase; amino-acid sequence: MDKAEILMEAYTSRKEIEPFDLSEDEAKIVGERFAQMLVEMEGLGGYKITKSGLWGVLTKRMISKSELELWFKTHKLEVEIIALVENGRVLRTYLGLEVPATRFTTWDLPKHYMIADDAFAGRLFVGKEIEPPYGHFKLFINGELVGEGAPTYNPQNVVKPDQTGYVSCGAFIGPVKISKGDLIRVEGKKTIQVRAT
- the sepP gene encoding undecaprenyl-diphosphatase SepP, whose translation is MKYYWLLLLAFLVIGIAVKVVSEPNMPLNVYLFKLINYHQVGALNPVMVFLSKYGREYVWIPLTAILLVFKKTRRIAITLAASFILAIIVGEISKYAFAQGRPFLYVHPDYLLVPPPTDYSFPSGHALIVSDGALVLARMAPRWLWIIMMIEALLVSYSRVYVGVHWPYDVVAGWLLGGWTSLLTVDLERRGTLAFVEKFLKA
- a CDS encoding MFS transporter, whose protein sequence is MASLTWRNVIVSGMGVLTDGYNLYSISLTSFFIPSSFTFSSAELGLLVAGSYYGAAIAALLFGLLADRIGRKRIYGFDVLIMAIGAGLQAFSQSYLELFLARLILGVGIGADYVLSPVIVAENAEGRNRGKAMVVTFAVMWGLGAVIAAFVEQMGLLAHLPATLLWRVVLGMGAIPAISVFFLRRKIYETMLFVSRVNPEHQDVSKIEQELGKPLPKAKDTTPFLRRLSSSALLIVAASVLWLLYDMYSSTFAIFGPITIASNLGLSPIEFTYVAQFFAGIPGQLICIYLVDKIGRKPLIVIGYAGVALWLFAYSLLLEDPRIFGLPEAQLSVSKLVGEAAILGFSFYMLNYLFSAIGPASIIGSAMVTPELVPTKVRATSQAISVSVDRLATALNITAFPLLLSHYGLGAMVGFYAGIALISTIITLFVIPETKGQELEKVVKERNVGEGL
- the wrbA gene encoding NAD(P)H:quinone oxidoreductase, which codes for MACPKILVLFYGYGSIVDLAMEIAEGAKAEGAEVKVVRVPELFPKEVVAKFNVDLSRVEKIPEATMQDLEWADGIVMGSPTRYGNITGQLKFFLDQTRDLWLKGALYGKPVGFFTEAATIHGGHESTILTMSAYAYHQGMVIVPLGYAIKEISTTTTGGSPYGPSHLGSMKNLDDNEKAIARFMGKRITEVARKLRC